The Methylomicrobium agile genome has a segment encoding these proteins:
- a CDS encoding NUDIX hydrolase has protein sequence MRNKENSSFPEPMIGVGGLLFNRQNQVLLIKRNKPPSQGLWSVPGGKLEAGEGLTECCRREIREETGLDVNVLSLIAVVERRVENFHYVIVDFLVELRDECANTPCAASDVTEARWINLENLENYPLAAGLSEIIRRTAVRRNEGLLAPEDSATDFILPMDR, from the coding sequence GTGCGTAATAAAGAAAATTCCTCCTTTCCTGAACCGATGATCGGCGTGGGTGGCCTCCTCTTTAACCGGCAGAACCAAGTGCTGCTGATCAAACGCAACAAACCGCCTTCGCAGGGATTATGGTCGGTTCCCGGCGGCAAACTCGAAGCCGGCGAGGGACTGACCGAATGCTGCCGGCGGGAAATCCGGGAAGAAACGGGACTCGACGTGAATGTACTGTCGCTGATTGCGGTGGTCGAACGGCGCGTCGAAAACTTCCATTATGTGATCGTCGATTTTCTGGTCGAACTGCGCGATGAATGCGCGAATACTCCCTGCGCCGCCAGCGATGTCACGGAAGCGCGCTGGATCAACCTCGAAAATCTCGAAAACTACCCCCTGGCCGCCGGACTATCCGAAATCATCCGGAGGACCGCAGTCCGTCGAAATGAGGGGCTGCTTGCCCCGGAAGATTCGGCCACCGATTTCATCCTGCCAATGGATCGGTAA
- the oadA gene encoding sodium-extruding oxaloacetate decarboxylase subunit alpha → MQKVHITDVILRDAHQSLIATRLRTEDMLPACAMLDAIGYWSLECWGGATFDACLRFLKEDPWERLAKLKAALPKTPLQMLLRGQNLLGYRHYSDDVVRAFVQRAAEAGMDVFRIFDALNDIRNLKTAIEAVKASGKHAQGTICYTTSPAHDTASFVALAKDLAQLGCSSLTIKDMAGLLTPYATYELVKALKDAVDLPLHLHSHATSGLAEMCQLKAIEAGCRHIDTALSSWSGGTSHPPTESLVIALQGTSHDTGLDLDRLQEANRYFAEVRKKYRRFESEFTGIDTQVHIFQVPGGMISNLANQLKERNALDRIGEVYKEIPSVRKDLGYPPLVTPTSQIVGTQAVLNVLTGKRYESITNEVKRYLQGGYGKAPAPVDPDLQKRAIGSEEPIDCRPADLLKPELDHLREEIGHLALNDRDVLSYAMFPEVGKQFLEQRSSGNLVPEPLEIEPAAESGIKKAPTEFNVALHGESYHVKVTGAGPKNQMLRHFYFMVDGVPEEIVVETLDEIVLEGGTQGAVQSNIASKRRRPTEPGDVGVRMPCNVLEVPVKVGQRVEAGQPVLVTEAMKMETEVTAPVGGIVKAVHVVKGEPANPDEVLIEILPNN, encoded by the coding sequence ATGCAAAAAGTTCATATCACCGATGTTATTTTGCGCGATGCGCATCAATCCCTGATTGCGACGCGCCTGCGCACCGAAGACATGCTGCCCGCCTGCGCGATGCTCGACGCGATCGGCTACTGGTCGCTGGAATGCTGGGGAGGCGCGACGTTCGACGCCTGCCTGCGGTTTTTAAAGGAAGATCCCTGGGAGCGCCTCGCCAAACTGAAGGCCGCATTGCCGAAAACCCCGCTGCAGATGCTGCTGCGCGGACAGAACCTGCTCGGTTACCGGCATTATTCGGACGATGTGGTCAGAGCATTCGTACAGCGGGCCGCCGAAGCGGGCATGGACGTGTTCCGCATTTTCGACGCCTTGAACGACATTAGAAACCTCAAAACCGCGATCGAAGCGGTCAAGGCCAGCGGCAAGCATGCGCAGGGCACGATCTGCTACACGACCAGCCCGGCGCACGACACCGCAAGCTTCGTCGCGCTCGCGAAGGACCTGGCCCAACTCGGCTGCTCTTCGCTCACGATCAAGGACATGGCGGGCCTTTTGACCCCTTACGCGACTTACGAGCTGGTCAAGGCGCTGAAGGATGCGGTCGACCTGCCCCTGCACCTGCATTCGCACGCGACTTCGGGGCTGGCCGAAATGTGCCAGTTGAAGGCGATCGAAGCCGGCTGCCGGCATATCGATACGGCCTTGTCGTCCTGGTCCGGCGGCACCAGCCACCCGCCGACCGAAAGCCTGGTGATTGCACTGCAAGGCACCTCCCACGACACCGGCCTGGATCTCGACCGGCTTCAGGAGGCGAACCGCTATTTTGCCGAAGTACGCAAGAAATACCGCCGCTTCGAGAGCGAATTCACCGGCATCGATACCCAGGTGCATATTTTTCAGGTTCCCGGCGGCATGATCTCGAATCTGGCCAACCAGTTGAAGGAACGCAACGCGCTGGACCGGATCGGCGAAGTCTACAAGGAGATTCCGTCGGTCAGGAAAGATTTGGGTTACCCGCCGCTGGTCACCCCGACCTCGCAGATCGTCGGCACCCAGGCGGTGCTGAACGTGCTGACCGGGAAGCGCTACGAATCGATCACCAATGAAGTCAAACGCTACCTGCAGGGCGGCTACGGCAAGGCGCCCGCGCCGGTCGATCCGGATTTGCAGAAACGCGCGATCGGCAGCGAAGAACCGATCGACTGCCGCCCGGCCGATCTGCTCAAGCCGGAACTCGACCATCTGCGCGAGGAAATCGGCCATCTCGCGCTGAACGACCGGGACGTGCTGAGCTATGCGATGTTTCCGGAAGTCGGCAAACAGTTTCTCGAACAACGTTCTTCCGGCAATCTGGTGCCGGAGCCGCTCGAAATCGAGCCGGCGGCCGAGAGCGGCATCAAAAAGGCGCCGACCGAATTCAATGTCGCACTGCACGGCGAGTCCTACCATGTCAAAGTGACCGGCGCCGGTCCGAAGAACCAGATGCTGCGCCATTTCTATTTCATGGTCGACGGCGTGCCGGAAGAGATCGTGGTCGAAACGCTGGATGAAATCGTACTGGAAGGCGGCACGCAAGGCGCGGTGCAAAGCAATATCGCCAGCAAACGCCGGCGCCCGACCGAACCCGGCGACGTCGGCGTACGGATGCCCTGCAATGTGCTGGAGGTTCCGGTCAAGGTCGGCCAGCGGGTCGAGGCCGGCCAGCCCGTGCTGGTCACCGAGGCGATGAAAATGGAAACCGAGGTCACCGCGCCGGTCGGCGGCATCGTCAAAGCCGTACATGTGGTCAAGGGTGAACCCGCCAACCCGGATGAAGTCCTGATCGAAATCCTACCCAATAATTGA
- a CDS encoding L-threonylcarbamoyladenylate synthase, whose product MTKPIIADDAALDQAVHLLRQGRLVAFPTETVYGLGADAANAEAVGRIFAAKGRPADHPLIVHINGAGRLDDWAESVPEAARRLAERFWPGPLAIILKKRPHVPDAVTGGQPTVGLRVPGHPVALRLLEKFGGGIAAPSANRFCRISPTTARHVEEELGNSVDLILDGGPCKVGVESTIVDLSGARPRLLRPGRISRVQIEEVLGVGLELAAKAGSLNVRAPGLMAVHYAPSTTALLCPSGDIWETLRQLIAQGRRVGLIAYHRAVLPPGLAHTLLMPAEAYDYAQALYAALRETDNLGLDMIVIEQPPESEAWHAVNDRLRKATVPSGSAIPGS is encoded by the coding sequence ATGACCAAACCGATAATCGCGGATGATGCCGCGCTCGACCAAGCCGTTCATCTGCTGCGCCAGGGCCGCCTGGTCGCCTTTCCGACCGAAACCGTTTACGGCCTGGGCGCCGATGCCGCGAATGCGGAAGCGGTCGGCCGCATCTTTGCGGCCAAGGGACGCCCGGCGGATCATCCGTTGATCGTGCATATCAACGGCGCCGGCCGCCTGGACGACTGGGCCGAGTCCGTACCCGAGGCTGCCCGGCGCCTGGCCGAACGTTTCTGGCCCGGCCCGCTGGCGATCATTCTGAAAAAGCGGCCGCACGTGCCCGATGCGGTGACCGGCGGCCAGCCGACCGTCGGCCTGCGCGTACCGGGCCATCCGGTCGCGCTGCGCCTGCTCGAAAAATTCGGCGGCGGCATTGCCGCTCCTTCCGCGAACCGTTTTTGCCGGATCAGTCCGACCACGGCCCGGCATGTCGAAGAAGAACTCGGCAATAGCGTCGATCTGATTCTCGACGGCGGCCCGTGCAAGGTCGGCGTCGAATCGACGATCGTCGACCTGAGCGGCGCCCGGCCGCGGCTGCTGCGGCCCGGTCGTATCAGCCGGGTTCAGATCGAAGAAGTGCTGGGAGTCGGCCTTGAGCTTGCCGCGAAAGCCGGGTCGCTCAATGTCCGTGCGCCCGGACTGATGGCGGTGCATTACGCACCCAGTACCACCGCGCTGTTATGCCCCAGCGGGGATATCTGGGAAACGCTGAGGCAACTGATCGCCCAAGGCCGCCGGGTCGGCCTGATCGCTTACCACCGCGCCGTGCTTCCTCCCGGTTTGGCCCATACCCTGCTCATGCCTGCGGAAGCGTACGATTACGCCCAAGCGCTTTATGCCGCCCTGCGCGAAACGGATAATCTTGGCCTCGACATGATCGTAATCGAACAGCCTCCCGAAAGCGAGGCCTGGCATGCGGTGAACGACCGGCTGCGCAAGGCAACCGTGCCCTCCGGTTCGGCGATTCCCGGCTCGTAA
- the bioA gene encoding adenosylmethionine--8-amino-7-oxononanoate transaminase, with translation MADKVFNLEAALAYDRDHIWHPYTSMIAPDPVYPVVSANGVMLKLADGRELIDGMSSWWAAIHGYNHPRLNEAAIEQLGKMAHVMFGGLTHPAAIGLVERLLAICPRGLDKVFFCDSGSVSVEVALKMALQYWQAQGETEKHRFIALSGGYHGDTFGAMSVCDPVTGMHHLFRSVLPKHFFAPRPGCRFDQTWNPCDVEGLEKLFQEHAGDCAALILEPVVQGAGGMWFYHPDYLKAARDLCDRYDVLLIADEIATGFGRTGRLFACGHAGIAPDILCVGKALTGGYLSLAATLCTADIAETISHGEAGCFMHGPTFMGNPLACTIAAASIDLLLASDWQSRIGRIESGLKEGLAPCSDLPGVTDVRVLGAIGVVEMAAPVRIAAVQKLLMERGVWLRPFGRLIYTMPPYLINDAELGHLAGEIFAVIEQLAKIGI, from the coding sequence ATGGCCGACAAAGTTTTCAATTTAGAAGCGGCGCTCGCCTACGACCGCGATCACATCTGGCATCCCTATACTTCGATGATCGCTCCGGATCCGGTGTATCCGGTCGTTTCAGCGAACGGCGTCATGCTGAAACTGGCGGACGGACGGGAACTGATCGACGGAATGTCGTCCTGGTGGGCGGCGATCCACGGCTACAACCACCCCCGCCTGAACGAAGCCGCCATCGAACAGCTCGGCAAAATGGCGCACGTGATGTTCGGCGGGCTGACTCACCCGGCCGCGATCGGGCTGGTCGAACGCCTGCTGGCCATTTGCCCGCGGGGGCTGGACAAGGTATTCTTCTGCGATTCGGGTTCGGTCAGCGTCGAGGTGGCGTTGAAAATGGCGCTGCAATACTGGCAGGCGCAGGGCGAAACCGAAAAACACCGCTTCATCGCGCTTAGCGGCGGCTATCACGGCGACACCTTCGGCGCGATGTCGGTCTGCGATCCGGTGACCGGGATGCATCACCTTTTCCGCTCGGTGCTGCCGAAACACTTTTTCGCTCCGCGTCCCGGCTGCCGTTTCGATCAAACCTGGAACCCCTGCGATGTGGAAGGCTTGGAAAAACTCTTCCAGGAACATGCCGGCGATTGCGCCGCGCTGATCCTCGAACCGGTCGTACAGGGTGCCGGCGGCATGTGGTTCTACCATCCCGACTATTTGAAGGCCGCGCGCGATCTCTGCGACCGCTACGATGTGCTGCTGATTGCGGATGAAATCGCGACCGGCTTCGGCCGCACCGGGCGCCTATTCGCCTGCGGGCATGCGGGCATCGCCCCCGACATCCTGTGCGTCGGCAAAGCCCTGACCGGCGGCTATCTGAGCCTGGCGGCGACTTTATGCACGGCGGACATCGCCGAAACGATCTCGCACGGCGAAGCCGGCTGCTTCATGCACGGCCCGACTTTCATGGGCAATCCCCTGGCCTGCACCATCGCCGCGGCCAGCATCGACTTGCTGCTCGCTTCCGACTGGCAAAGCCGCATCGGCCGTATCGAATCCGGGCTGAAAGAAGGCCTGGCTCCATGCAGCGATTTGCCGGGAGTGACCGACGTCAGAGTGCTCGGCGCGATCGGCGTGGTCGAAATGGCCGCGCCGGTCCGGATCGCGGCCGTACAGAAGCTGCTGATGGAACGCGGCGTCTGGCTCAGGCCTTTCGGCCGCCTGATCTATACGATGCCGCCTTACCTCATCAATGATGCCGAACTCGGCCATCTGGCCGGGGAGATATTTGCTGTGATCGAACAATTGGCGAAAATTGGCATTTGA
- a CDS encoding transposase → MGTVRKLANEVEHGLAGALPRLRKTVVGKLALAVGAMIEGQTPNTVELANLLPLETERQDMREQWLRRLLKNPLLLAPRVMEPFTREALAKAARNGQTVLLAMDQTDLGDRMALLVVALRVGDRALPLVWRAEAGPANIGFESQQRLLEQVRAWLPAGAQVLLSADRFYPSAALFGWVQTHGWGYRLRLKGNVLADTGHGDETITGQLAQGVAERYLSGVRLFTQGLMTNLGILHEAGHPDPWIIAMDCPPSRASVLDYAARWAIEPMFSDFKGRGFDLGSSQLWHADRLERLVLIMALAMYWCVRVGQDDALARPTPLEKKPGNKVTPTIGASGNSAAAWSPGSSAVCAD, encoded by the coding sequence TTGGGAACTGTAAGAAAACTGGCGAATGAAGTGGAGCACGGGCTTGCGGGGGCACTTCCGAGGCTGCGCAAGACGGTGGTAGGGAAATTGGCGCTGGCCGTGGGTGCGATGATCGAAGGCCAGACGCCGAACACCGTGGAACTGGCCAATCTGCTGCCTTTGGAGACCGAGCGGCAGGACATGCGCGAACAATGGCTGAGGCGCTTGCTGAAGAATCCCTTGCTGCTCGCCCCGAGGGTGATGGAGCCGTTCACACGGGAGGCGCTGGCTAAGGCCGCGCGGAACGGCCAGACCGTGCTGCTGGCTATGGACCAGACTGACTTGGGCGACCGGATGGCGTTGCTGGTGGTGGCCCTGAGGGTCGGCGACCGGGCGCTGCCCTTAGTTTGGCGGGCGGAGGCGGGGCCGGCCAACATCGGCTTCGAGAGTCAGCAAAGGCTGCTGGAGCAGGTGCGGGCCTGGCTGCCTGCGGGGGCGCAGGTGCTGCTCTCGGCGGACCGGTTCTACCCCTCAGCCGCTCTGTTCGGCTGGGTCCAGACCCACGGTTGGGGTTACCGGCTGCGGCTGAAAGGCAACGTGCTGGCGGACACCGGACATGGCGACGAGACCATCACCGGTCAGTTGGCACAAGGCGTGGCGGAACGTTATCTGTCGGGGGTGAGGCTGTTCACACAGGGGCTCATGACGAACCTGGGCATCCTCCACGAAGCCGGGCATCCAGACCCTTGGATCATCGCGATGGACTGCCCTCCGTCGCGGGCGTCGGTGCTGGACTATGCCGCGCGCTGGGCCATCGAGCCGATGTTCTCCGACTTCAAGGGCCGGGGCTTCGACCTGGGGAGCTCACAGCTTTGGCACGCGGACCGCCTGGAGCGACTGGTCCTGATCATGGCGCTGGCGATGTACTGGTGCGTCCGCGTCGGCCAGGACGACGCCCTGGCGCGTCCGACGCCGCTCGAAAAAAAACCGGGGAACAAAGTGACCCCGACCATTGGAGCTTCAGGAAACTCCGCCGCAGCCTGGTCTCCTGGTTCATCCGCGGTCTGCGCCGACTGA
- the nhaR gene encoding transcriptional activator NhaR, whose translation MINYKHLHYFWMVAKEKSIVKASAQLHLTPQTISGQLSCLEEAMGVTLFDRIGRHLELTDAGRLAFSYADEIFSLGSELQNAVRHRPKKSSLAFKIGIDNVVPKSIAYRLLEPALHIPDAIHFNCRENDLDALLSDLLLHKLDLVISDSPISSDLDFRGYCDPLGESGLSIFASRALRERLRGEFPYCLDNMPLLLPASNTGIRTHLQRWFDKWRIHPAIVGEFEDSALMKEFAQAGVGMIAAPTSIRAEVERKHELMAIGEVEEAIVRYYGISLQRKISHPGVTAIKEKAKAWLF comes from the coding sequence ATGATCAATTACAAACATTTGCATTATTTCTGGATGGTCGCGAAGGAAAAAAGCATCGTCAAGGCCAGCGCGCAATTGCATTTGACCCCGCAAACGATCAGCGGCCAGCTAAGTTGCCTGGAGGAAGCGATGGGCGTGACATTGTTCGACCGGATCGGCCGCCATCTGGAACTGACCGATGCCGGACGGCTGGCCTTTTCCTACGCGGATGAAATATTTTCGCTGGGCAGCGAACTGCAAAACGCGGTCCGCCACCGGCCTAAGAAATCCTCCCTGGCATTCAAGATCGGCATCGACAACGTGGTGCCCAAATCGATTGCATACCGTTTATTGGAGCCGGCGCTGCATATTCCGGATGCAATTCATTTCAATTGCCGCGAAAACGATCTGGACGCCTTGCTGAGCGATTTGCTGCTGCATAAACTCGATCTGGTCATTTCGGACAGCCCGATTTCATCGGATCTGGATTTTCGCGGCTATTGCGATCCTTTGGGCGAATCCGGCCTGAGCATTTTCGCCTCAAGGGCTTTGAGGGAGCGCTTGCGGGGCGAATTTCCTTATTGCCTGGACAATATGCCGCTGTTATTGCCGGCTTCGAACACGGGCATCCGGACGCATTTGCAGCGCTGGTTCGACAAATGGCGCATCCATCCGGCCATTGTCGGCGAATTCGAAGATAGCGCATTGATGAAGGAGTTCGCCCAGGCGGGGGTGGGCATGATTGCCGCGCCGACCTCAATCAGGGCCGAGGTCGAAAGAAAACATGAATTGATGGCAATCGGCGAGGTCGAAGAAGCAATCGTTCGGTATTATGGAATTTCGTTACAGCGTAAAATTTCGCATCCGGGTGTTACGGCAATCAAGGAAAAGGCAAAGGCTTGGTTGTTCTAA
- a CDS encoding acetyl-CoA carboxylase biotin carboxylase subunit: MLRKILIANRGEIAVRIIRACAEMGIRSVAIYSEADRFALHVKKADESYCIGSEPVAGYLNVYGLVNLAAATGCDAIHPGYGFLSENAQFAKACADRGLIFIGPAAEVIERMGDKTEARKAMIAAGLPVTPGSAGNLDTVDEALEVAEAIGYPVMLKATSGGGGRGIRRCDSAEELRRNYDRVISEAGKAFGRAEVFLEKCIVNPRHIEVQVLADQHGNTIHLYERDCSIQRRNQKLIEIAPSPQLGEAQRQYIGGLAVLAAKAVGYTNAGTVEFLLDDQDRFYFMEMNTRVQVEHTITETITGVDIVEEQIRVAAGLPLRFRQEEIRRRGYAIQFRVNAEDPQNNFLPSFGRISRYYAPGGPGVRTDTAIYTGYEIPPFYDSMLAKVIVSALSWEDAIKRGERALRDMGLFGIKTTIPYYLEILRHPEFRSGQFDTGFVEKHPELIHYSHKPRPEVLASVIAAAMAAHTGL; the protein is encoded by the coding sequence ATGTTACGAAAAATCCTTATCGCGAACCGCGGCGAAATCGCGGTGCGCATCATTCGCGCCTGTGCCGAGATGGGTATCCGCTCGGTGGCGATCTATTCCGAGGCCGACCGGTTTGCGCTGCATGTCAAGAAAGCCGACGAATCCTACTGCATCGGCAGCGAGCCGGTCGCGGGTTACCTGAACGTCTACGGGCTGGTCAATCTGGCCGCCGCCACCGGCTGCGACGCGATCCACCCGGGTTACGGCTTTCTTTCCGAAAACGCGCAATTCGCCAAGGCCTGCGCCGATCGTGGACTGATCTTCATCGGCCCTGCGGCCGAGGTGATCGAGCGAATGGGCGACAAGACCGAAGCCCGCAAAGCGATGATCGCGGCGGGCCTGCCGGTCACGCCCGGTTCCGCCGGAAACCTCGATACGGTAGACGAAGCGCTCGAAGTGGCCGAAGCCATCGGCTACCCGGTGATGCTGAAAGCGACTTCGGGCGGCGGCGGGCGCGGCATCCGCCGCTGCGATTCGGCCGAAGAACTTCGGCGCAATTACGACCGGGTGATTTCCGAGGCCGGCAAGGCGTTCGGCCGGGCCGAAGTATTTCTCGAAAAATGCATCGTGAACCCGCGCCATATCGAAGTGCAGGTGCTTGCGGACCAGCACGGCAACACGATTCATCTGTACGAACGCGATTGTTCGATCCAGCGCCGCAATCAGAAACTGATCGAGATCGCGCCGTCGCCGCAGCTCGGCGAAGCGCAGCGCCAATATATCGGCGGACTTGCGGTGCTCGCCGCCAAAGCGGTCGGTTACACGAACGCCGGCACGGTCGAATTCCTGCTCGACGACCAGGACCGTTTCTATTTCATGGAAATGAACACGCGCGTGCAGGTCGAGCATACGATCACCGAAACGATCACCGGCGTCGATATCGTCGAGGAGCAGATCCGGGTCGCGGCCGGCCTGCCTTTGCGCTTCCGGCAGGAAGAAATTCGCCGGCGCGGCTACGCGATCCAGTTTCGGGTCAACGCCGAAGATCCGCAAAACAATTTCCTGCCCAGCTTCGGGCGCATCTCGCGCTATTACGCGCCGGGCGGGCCCGGCGTCCGGACCGATACCGCGATTTATACCGGCTATGAAATACCGCCGTTCTACGATTCGATGCTCGCCAAGGTAATCGTCAGCGCGCTGAGCTGGGAGGATGCGATCAAACGCGGCGAACGGGCGCTGCGCGACATGGGCCTGTTCGGGATCAAGACCACGATTCCTTATTATCTCGAAATTCTGCGCCACCCCGAGTTCCGCTCGGGGCAGTTCGATACCGGATTCGTCGAAAAGCACCCGGAGCTGATCCATTATTCGCACAAACCCCGGCCCGAAGTACTGGCCAGCGTGATCGCGGCCGCGATGGCCGCGCATACCGGCCTTTGA
- a CDS encoding SulP family inorganic anion transporter, with translation MIHKHLQYYTSHLKGDIPSGIVVFLVALPLCLGIALASGAPLFSGLLAGLVGGLVIAWLSGSQLSVSGPAAGLTVIVLNAIEQLGSFQGFLTALVIAGFLQMVLGFLRAGIIASFFPASVIEGMLAAIGLILIMKQLPHAAGYDSSFEGDESYMADTALSSLHAMVDSLRAISPGALVISSVALLIMIIWELSWFRKRKLFNLIPGPLVAVVWGVGYNLAAMKFAPEWAVNNLKHMVTLPVLDHPTAFFDQFVFPDWSFLANSQIYTVAVTMTIIASLETLLSLEAVDKLDPLKRIAPTNRELRAQGIGNMISGFIGGLPITAVIVRSSANINAGGRTRIACFVHGLCLLISLLFFSQYLNYIPLACLAAILLQTGYKLAKPKVFMHFYKKGWGQFLPFVITVCAILATDLLEGMAIGMAVGLIFVIIANYHAAITLTQDGSHYVLSLNKDVSFLNKALLRKFILRIEADSTVVIDASKAGFIDPDIVETIEGFLTTAPDDNIKVQLIDLHGKEKIKKHKAHVVLNGRSKKPQAVTDPLAG, from the coding sequence ATGATACACAAACACCTTCAATACTATACGAGCCATTTGAAGGGGGACATACCTTCCGGTATCGTTGTCTTCCTGGTGGCGTTGCCGCTCTGTCTGGGTATAGCGCTCGCTTCGGGCGCGCCGCTGTTTTCAGGCTTGCTGGCGGGCCTGGTCGGCGGTCTCGTGATCGCCTGGCTCAGCGGTTCGCAGCTCAGCGTTTCGGGGCCTGCCGCCGGTTTGACCGTGATCGTCCTGAATGCGATCGAGCAACTCGGCAGCTTTCAAGGCTTTCTGACGGCGCTTGTCATAGCAGGTTTTCTCCAGATGGTCCTGGGTTTTTTGCGGGCGGGCATCATTGCCTCCTTCTTTCCTGCCTCAGTGATAGAAGGAATGCTGGCGGCAATCGGTCTGATCCTGATCATGAAGCAGTTGCCGCATGCGGCAGGTTACGACTCGAGTTTCGAGGGCGATGAAAGCTATATGGCCGATACAGCCTTGTCCAGCCTGCATGCGATGGTCGATTCATTGAGAGCGATCTCGCCCGGCGCGCTCGTAATCAGTTCGGTCGCCCTGCTGATCATGATCATTTGGGAATTATCCTGGTTCAGGAAGCGCAAGCTTTTCAATTTGATCCCCGGGCCGTTGGTGGCGGTGGTCTGGGGCGTGGGATATAACCTGGCGGCGATGAAATTCGCTCCGGAGTGGGCGGTCAACAACCTCAAACACATGGTGACTTTGCCCGTTTTGGATCATCCGACCGCGTTTTTCGATCAGTTTGTATTTCCCGATTGGAGTTTTCTCGCCAATTCCCAGATTTATACCGTCGCGGTGACAATGACCATTATTGCAAGTCTGGAAACCCTGTTGAGCCTCGAGGCGGTCGATAAACTCGATCCGTTAAAACGCATCGCGCCGACCAATCGCGAACTGAGGGCGCAGGGCATCGGCAACATGATCAGCGGCTTTATCGGCGGCCTGCCCATCACCGCCGTGATCGTGCGCAGTTCCGCAAACATCAATGCGGGCGGCAGGACCCGTATCGCCTGCTTCGTGCATGGTTTGTGCTTATTGATCAGTTTGTTGTTCTTTTCGCAATATTTGAATTACATCCCTTTGGCCTGTCTGGCGGCGATTTTGCTGCAAACCGGTTATAAACTGGCAAAACCGAAGGTATTCATGCACTTTTACAAGAAAGGATGGGGCCAGTTTCTGCCTTTCGTGATTACGGTCTGCGCGATTCTGGCAACCGACTTGTTGGAAGGCATGGCGATCGGCATGGCGGTCGGGCTGATTTTCGTGATCATTGCGAATTACCATGCCGCGATCACCCTGACGCAAGACGGATCGCATTATGTGCTTTCTCTCAATAAGGATGTTTCGTTCTTGAACAAGGCGTTGCTGCGCAAATTTATTTTACGTATCGAGGCAGACAGCACAGTCGTGATCGACGCAAGCAAGGCGGGGTTCATCGATCCTGATATCGTCGAAACGATCGAGGGTTTCTTGACCACCGCGCCGGATGACAATATCAAAGTTCAACTGATTGATCTACATGGCAAGGAAAAGATCAAAAAGCACAAAGCCCATGTCGTGCTAAACGGCCGCAGCAAAAAACCTCAGGCCGTTACCGATCCATTGGCAGGATGA
- the dmeF gene encoding CDF family Co(II)/Ni(II) efflux transporter DmeF: MPISASVDAWRHTHVFDEGNPLAERNTRGALVLTSVMMAAEIAGGWTFNSMALLADGWHMSSHALALGLSVLAYGAARRFARDKRFAFGTWKIEVLGGYTSAICLVGVAGLMLYQSIERLVAPTPIHYDQAIAIAGVGLLVNLVCAWLLKDGHTHHHDHGHRHEHEDHAHPHHDLNLRAAYVHVLSDAATSMLAMLALFGGKRWGANWLDPVMGMVGAALIIIWAYGLLHDTGRVLLDAEMDAPVVAEIPEVIGTSPVKAEITDLHVWRVGKGKYACILSLAVQEEATPDDFRKLLGIHTELVHVTVEVNQHRERQKIMPL; the protein is encoded by the coding sequence ATGCCAATTTCCGCTTCTGTTGATGCCTGGCGCCACACCCACGTCTTCGACGAGGGTAATCCGCTGGCCGAGAGGAACACACGCGGGGCTCTCGTATTGACCTCTGTCATGATGGCTGCCGAGATCGCCGGGGGATGGACCTTCAACTCGATGGCGCTGCTGGCCGACGGTTGGCACATGAGTTCGCATGCCTTGGCGCTGGGTCTCTCGGTGCTGGCTTACGGGGCGGCACGACGCTTTGCCCGCGATAAGCGCTTTGCCTTCGGTACGTGGAAAATCGAAGTGCTGGGCGGGTACACCAGCGCCATTTGCCTCGTAGGCGTCGCCGGACTGATGCTCTACCAGTCGATTGAACGCCTCGTCGCCCCGACGCCGATTCACTACGATCAAGCCATCGCGATTGCCGGGGTTGGTTTATTGGTCAACCTGGTTTGTGCATGGCTGCTGAAAGATGGTCATACCCATCATCACGATCACGGCCATCGCCATGAGCACGAAGATCACGCTCACCCTCATCACGACTTGAATCTGCGTGCGGCTTATGTACATGTCCTGTCCGACGCGGCGACCTCGATGCTCGCTATGCTGGCGTTGTTTGGCGGCAAACGTTGGGGAGCGAATTGGCTCGACCCGGTAATGGGCATGGTGGGGGCCGCTCTCATTATTATATGGGCGTATGGATTGCTGCATGACACCGGACGCGTACTGCTCGATGCTGAAATGGATGCGCCTGTGGTGGCCGAAATCCCCGAGGTTATCGGGACAAGCCCCGTCAAGGCTGAAATTACCGATCTGCACGTCTGGCGTGTCGGGAAAGGCAAGTACGCCTGCATCCTGTCGCTTGCCGTTCAAGAAGAGGCGACGCCGGACGACTTCAGGAAACTGTTAGGCATCCATACGGAATTGGTTCATGTGACGGTGGAAGTGAACCAGCACCGAGAACGGCAAAAAATTATGCCGCTTTGA